A DNA window from Pyrus communis chromosome 3, drPyrComm1.1, whole genome shotgun sequence contains the following coding sequences:
- the LOC137729763 gene encoding probable sphingolipid transporter spinster homolog 2 codes for MAQKEEATKSSEEGKPKPPPADTAMAIASTAAPAPSWFTPKRLLVIFCLINLINYVDRGTIASNGVNGSLGTCTDSDICTAGTGIQGEFHLNNFEDGCLSSAFMVGLLIASPIFASLAKSVSPFRLIGVGLSVWTFAIVGCACSFDFWSITIFRMLVGVGEASFISLAAPFIDDNAPAAQKTAWLGMFYMCIPSGYALGYVYGGVVGSHTKWRYAFVGEAILMLPFAILGFVMKPLQLKGFFHPESKKALTAVETAVEEVQVSDTYDSDISNGEQASCSMKEHVRNSNLQKSSKSKLVSIIKNQISRFLKDVKVLLVDKVYVVNVLGYIAYNFVIGAYSYWGPKAGYNIYHMTDADLIFGGITIVCGILGTLAGGFLLDYMTNTISNAFKLLSVVTLIGGAFCFGAFCFKNMYAFLALFAIGELLVFATQGPVNYINLHCVKPNMRPLSMAISTVSIHIFGDVPSAPLVGVLQDAINNWRKTALILTAILFPSAIIWFIGIFLHSVDRFNEESEHQVTIQTERSNTTPLLEGKKIETSESVAEP; via the exons ATGGCACAAAAGGAAGAAGCAACAAAGTCTTCTGAAGAAGGCAAGCCCAAGCCCCCTCCGGCGGACACAGCCATGGCTATTGCTTCAACCGCAGCTCCCGCTCCTTCCTGGTTCACGCCCAAGAG GTTACTTGTTATCTTTTGCTTGATTAACTTGATAAATTATGTGGACCGAGGAACAATAGCAAGCAATGGTGTCAATGGGAGCCTCGGAACTTGTACAGATAGTGATATATGCACGGCTGGTACCGGGATACA GGGGGAGTTTCACTTGAATAACTTTGAAGATGGATGTCTGTCATCAGCTTTTATGGTTGGACTGCTTATTGCTTCTCCTATATTTGCATCATTAGCAAAGAG TGTAAGTCCATTTAGGCTCATTGGAGTTGGATTATCAGTTTGGACCTTTGCGATAGTTGGTTGTGCTTGTTCATTCGATTTCTGGTCCATTACTATTTTCCGCAT GCTAGTTGGTGTTGGGGAAGCTTCGTTTATTAGTCTTGCAGCTCCATTCATTGACGATAATGCCCCAGCTGCTCAG AAAACTGCATGGCTTGGTATGTTCTACATGTGCATACCAAGTGGATATGCACTTGGCTATGTTTATGGTGGGGTG GTTGGAAGTCACACCAAGTGGCGTTATGCATTTGTGGGGGAAGCAATCCTTATGCTTCCATTTGCTATTCTAGGGTTTGTTATGAAGCCTTTGCAGCTGAAAG GTTTTTTTCATCCTGAATCAAAAAAAGCACTGACAGCAGTGGAAACGGCTgttgaagaagttcaagttAGTGATACATATG ATTCAGATATTTCGAATGGTGAACAAGCTTCCTGTTCGATGAAGGAACATGTGAGAAATTCTAACTTACAAAAATCTTCCAA GTCAAAATTGGTATCAATCATaaagaatcaaatttcaaggtttttgaaagatgtgaaggTGCTATTGGTGGATAAGGTTTATGTTGTGAATGTTCTAG GTTACATAGCATACAACTTTGTCATAGGTGCATACTCATATTGGGGGCCTAAGGCTGGATATAATATATATCATATG ACTGATGCAGATCTTATATTTGGAGGTATTACAATTGTGTGCGGAATATTGGGCACACTAGCGGGAGGCTTTCTTCTGGATTATATGACTAACACCATCTCTAATGCTTTTAAG CTTCTTTCAGTGGTAACGTTAATTGGGGGTGCCTTTTGCTTTGGTGCCTTTTGCTTCAAGAATATGTATGCTTTCCTAGCTCTTTTCGCAATCGGTGAACTACTTGTCTTTGCAACTCAG GGTCCTGTAAATTACATTAATCTCCATTGTGTTAAACCTAATATGAGGCCATTATCTATGGCTATTTCAACGGTTTCAATTCATATCTTCGGTGATGTACCTTCCGCACCTCTTGTTGGAGTTCTCCAG GATGCAATTAACAACTGGAGGAAGACTGCTCTTATTCTAACAGCTATTTTGTTTCCATCAGCTATAATATGGTTTATAG GAATCTTTCTGCACAGCGTGGATAGATTTAACGAGGAAAGTGAGCATCAGGTGACCATCCAAACGGAAAGGTCAAACACAACGCCGTTGCTTGAAGGGAAGAAGATAGAAACAAGTGAATCTGTTGCTGAACCATGA